A genomic window from Lotus japonicus ecotype B-129 chromosome 1, LjGifu_v1.2 includes:
- the LOC130746894 gene encoding uncharacterized protein LOC130746894: MVRINSFNVRRVLLDRGSSADIIYGDAFDQFGLTDKDLMPYTGTLVGFSGEQVWVRGYLDVDTVFGIDENANLLRVRYLVLQVIASYNVIIGRNTLNRLCAVISTAHLAVEYPLICGKVGKIVVDQRRARECYNNCLSMYGKKGVSDGHRCHKIEILEGSQGWSGVQGQG, translated from the coding sequence ATGGTAAGGATCAATAGCTTTAATGTGCGAAGGGTACTTTTGGACCGGGGAAGTTCTGCGGATATCATCTACGGTGATGCATTCGACCAGTTTGGATTAACAGATAAGGACTTGATGCCGTATACTGGGACTCTAGTAGGCTTCTCGGGAGAACAGGTCTGGGTGCGTGGCTACTTGGATGTAGACACGGTTTTTGGAATTGACGAGAACGCCAATCTTTTGCGTGTAAGGTATTTGGTGTTGCAGGTTATTGCGTCGTACAATGTCATCATCGGGCGGAACACGCTAAATCGTCTCTGCGCAGTAATTTCAACGGCTCACCTAGCGGTGGAGTACCCACTAATCTGTGGTAAAGTGGGGAAAATCGTGGTCGATCAGCGGAGGGCAAGAGAATGCTATAATAATTGCCTTAGTATGTATGGAAAGAAGGGAGTCAGTGATGGACACAGGTGCCACAAGATCGAGATCTTAGAAGGCAGTCAAGGATGGTCGGGCGTGCAGGGCCAGGGATGA